The DNA window CGGGAGGCACGGCTCGCGCCCATGTGTCCCAGGCGGACAGAGAATTTTTCATTCATGACGCCCCGCATCCGGCGGACAAACGTGTTACTCTGTTTTCGAATGATGTTCGTATCGGTGATAATCTTAAGAAACATCTCCCGTACCACCTCAATCCAGCCTTTTGCGGAAAAAACCGATTGCCCCGGAAAAAACGACGGCTCCGAGAAGCAGAAGGGCCATATATTGGGGCCAAAGCACCTCCAACCCCACCCCTTTCAAGAATATACCACGAATGATGACGAGAAAAAAACGCATGGGGTTAAGGTAAGTCAGCCATTGCACGAATTCGGGCATGTTGGCAATGGGGAAAACGAAGCCGCTGAGCATGAAGAAGGGCAGAAGAAAAAAGAAGGTGGTCATTACGGCCTGTTGTTGGGTGGAAGAGACCGCGGAGATGAACAGCCCGATGCCGAGGGTGCTGAGAAGAAACAGACAGGAGGCTGCAAAAAGGGCGGGGATACTTCCTTCCAGGGGGAGGTCGAACCACCAGACCGCAAAGGCCGTGACCACCGCCATCTGGACCAGAGCAACAAGGATGTAGGGGATGGTTTTTCCCAAGATGAATTCAAGTGGAGTCAGAGGGGTCACAATGAGCTGTTCCATGGTGCCTGCCTCCTTCTCTTTGATGATGGCGATGGACGTCAATAAAAGAGAAATGATCATGATGATAATGGCAACGATACCGGGGACGAAAAAATATTGACTGTCCAGATTGGGGTTGTACCAGGTTCGAATCCGCGGGTCGACTCGGCCGTAATGGATAACCTGGGGGTGAAGCTCATGAAGCAGAGTGGTGTTGATGCTCCGTAAGACGGTTACCGCATAAAACACGCGGATGGAAGCCATGTTGCTCATGCTGCCGTCGGCGAGAATCTGGACAGCGGCCGTGTTTCCCCCGCGAACCCGCTCGCTCAGTCCAGGTCCGATTTTCAGGACCAGGTCGACCTTACCCCGAATCATGAGCGGTTCGATTTCCCGGTCATGGCTCAGATGGTGGGTGATCCGGAAAATTTTATTTCCCCGGAATCCGTCGATGATCAGCCGACTTTCTCGGGTCTGCGCCTGGTCAAGAACGGCGATGCGGATGTCCCGAATATCGTAATTGACCACGTAGCCGAAAACCAGAATCTGAATGAAAGGGGCGACGATAAGAATCGGCCGAATTTTTCGGTCCCGGAACAGTTGGATGAATTCCTTACGGACGAGTTCGCGGATGCGAATCAGGTCGACCTTCATCGCGAGAAACCTTCCTTTTGTAACTGGCGCCAGTTGAGGATCGACAGGACAGACAACATGACCGCGAGAACGAGAAACGACGATCCAAGTTGGCCCAGGGTAAGGTTTTTCAGGTAGATGCCGTTCAGTATTTCGATATAGTAGGTTGCGGGAAC is part of the Deltaproteobacteria bacterium genome and encodes:
- a CDS encoding ABC transporter permease, coding for MKVDLIRIRELVRKEFIQLFRDRKIRPILIVAPFIQILVFGYVVNYDIRDIRIAVLDQAQTRESRLIIDGFRGNKIFRITHHLSHDREIEPLMIRGKVDLVLKIGPGLSERVRGGNTAAVQILADGSMSNMASIRVFYAVTVLRSINTTLLHELHPQVIHYGRVDPRIRTWYNPNLDSQYFFVPGIVAIIIMIISLLLTSIAIIKEKEAGTMEQLIVTPLTPLEFILGKTIPYILVALVQMAVVTAFAVWWFDLPLEGSIPALFAASCLFLLSTLGIGLFISAVSSTQQQAVMTTFFFLLPFFMLSGFVFPIANMPEFVQWLTYLNPMRFFLVIIRGIFLKGVGLEVLWPQYMALLLLGAVVFSGAIGFFRKRLD